GCATCTGTTTGCCCGGTTAACCCATCGGGAGGCCTTATTGCATGCGGTCACCCGGTCGGTGCAACGGGGCTCATGCAGGCGGCGTTCGCCCTCTGGCAGCTGCAGGGAAGCATCGGCAAACATTTTGGCGATTCCAAACTTCAATTAAAGGACCCTAAGATCGGAGCGATCCATTCACACGCCGGAACGGGAACGTATGTTACGGTCAGCCTTTTGGAGAGGGCATAAAGGAGAATATATGACAAAACAAATAATAGACGAAACATTGGACGGGGCGGTTCTATTCAACGTTCCATTTCCCAAGAACATAGAACACCTCAAGGATATGAGCCCGATCATCCTTAAGTTCCCGTATCACGTGGAATATCTCCATAGTTACGGGCAGGATAGCCCATGGTTCGCCGGGCTCGCCAATAAGAAACTTCTGGGTACGGTTTGTCCCAAATGCGGGTATAAGCACACCACACCAAAGGCCGCTTGTATGAAATGCGGCGCAGAGACCGACTGGAAAGAGCTTCCCGCCGAAGGGAAAATTCACTCTTTTACGGTCTGTCATTTTGGTGCAGAGGAGTTTCTTAAAGAAACACCCTATATTCTTGCCATGATCGAGTTTGAAGGCTGGGATACGCTCCTCCTTTCGAGATTAGTTGGTTTGAACCCTGC
The sequence above is a segment of the Deltaproteobacteria bacterium CG11_big_fil_rev_8_21_14_0_20_49_13 genome. Coding sequences within it:
- a CDS encoding nucleotide-binding protein; protein product: MTKQIIDETLDGAVLFNVPFPKNIEHLKDMSPIILKFPYHVEYLHSYGQDSPWFAGLANKKLLGTVCPKCGYKHTTPKAACMKCGAETDWKELPAEGKIHSFTVCHFGAEEFLKETPYILAMIEFEGWDTLLLSRLVGLNPAEANLKWVGTKVKPKFKRNSKFRPTDVWFVPA